Within the Novosphingobium pentaromativorans US6-1 genome, the region CCGCCGAACGAAAGTTTGGAGTGGACACGAGTGAGTGAAGTCAAAAGCAAGCCCCGCAAGATCGGAGGCGCCTCGCTTGTCGATGAGGCCGCCAAGAAATTGCGCATTCTCGCGCTTTCCCGGGAGCATGGGGAGTTCCTAGGCTCCGAGGAAGAGATGATCGAACGGCTTCAGGTCAGCCGCCCGACCCTGCGGCAGGCATCGGCCCGGGTCGTGCAGGAGAACCTGGTCTCGATCAAGCGCGGCGTGGGCGGCGGCTATTTCGCGTCGCGCCCCGGTTCGCTGAGCGTCAGCCGGATGGCAGCGCTCTACCTGATGAGCCGCAATGCCGGCCTGTCCGAAACGACGGCGGCCATGAAGCCGATCCGCGCCGAGCTTGCCATGCGCGCTGCCGCCTGCACGGATGCAGAGCTGCGGGCCAAGCTTCGCAATTTCATCGAGCAACAGACCGCGGCCTTGTCAGCGTACACCGACTCGGACGAAGACAGCCAAGGCTATCGCGAGTTCCTGCGCAGTGAGCGCGAATTCGGTCAGATTCTCGGTGCGATGAGCCAGAATTCGGTGTTGATCCTGCTGCTCGAAATTCTCTACGATTTTTCCTCGCAACTGCGCCGTGGACAGGACGTGCTGATCGACCGTCCCGACCGCGTTCGCACTTATCGCGAGCTGCGCCTGAAGCTGGCAAATACAATCCTCGAGGGCGATGTCGAGATGGCGGAACTGGCAAGCCATCGCTGCTCGACCACGATCGATGAATGGATGGACGAGGGCCTGAAGAACACCATGTTTACCGATACGGTCCTCCACGATGACTAAGCGCGCAGCGATCGAGGCCCTGTGTGACGACCTGCTGGCGGAGTGCCGCGAGCTGGATCGATTCGTCTCTGCCCTGTCCGACGAGGACTGGACGGCCGTTACGCCGTTCTTCGCCTGGACGGTGCGCGACCAGATACTGCACTTGCATCAGGTGGACCGCTTCGGCCTCGTCTCGCTGGCCGGTGCGGACGACTTCCGCGCGCTTGTCACCGAAGTGCGGGCAAGGCAGGCGGAAGGGCTCGAGCTGTCGGAGCAGGTGCGCCGGGAATTTGCCGGGTCCAGCCATGCCAAAGTCCTGGAAACCTGGCGACAGGGCTATGAACGCATTTGCGCAGAGCTGCGCGCGGCGGCAGATGGATACCGCATCGCCTGGTTCGGCCCCGAAATGGGCATCGCCTCCTTTGCCACCGCCCGGCTCATGGAAGTCTGGGCACACGGGCAGGACATCTATGACCTGTTCGGCGTGAAGCGCGAGCCCACCGACCGCATCCGCCATATTTGCGAAATAGGTGTCCGCACCTTCGGTTGGTCGTTTCGCAACCGCGGGCTTGAGGTGCCGAAGCGGCCCCAGGTCATGCTCGTTGCCCCTTCCGGCGAGGAACTGCGCTGGGATGGCGAAAGCGACGAAGTGGTGAGCGGCCCCGCCCTGGACTTCGCGATGGTCGTAACCCAGCGGCGTTCGCCGCAAGACACCCGCCTCGTCGCCAGCGGTCCCGCTGCAAGCCAGTGGCTGGACATTGCGCAATGCTTCGCGGGTCCGCCGCAGACGCCGGCGGCAACCGGTTCCCGCCCCCCGATTTGACGGGCGCGGGCCGCATTCAAGAACATCAATTGGAGAAAGAATGTGACTCAGGATTTTGAGGGCTTGAACGTGCTTGTCACCGGTGCGGCATCGGGACTGGGCCGTGCGACAGCGCTGGAGTTTGCAGGTCGCGGTGCGTCCCTGACCCTGGTCGACGTGAACGCGGAAGGCCTCGACGAAACCCGCAAGGCCTGCGAAGCCAAGGGCGCGAAGGCAATCACGGTTCCTACCGATCTTTCCGACGCCGAAGCCTGCATGGCGCCGGTTCCGGCCGCGATAGACGCCTTCGGGAGGCTCGATGCCCTGATCAACGTGGCCGGAATGCTGGTCTTCAACCATTTCCCCGACACCACGGTGGCCCAATTCGACAAGGTCTTTGCCATCAATGTCCGCGCTCCGTTCCTGCTCATCCAGTCAGCGCTTCCCCATTTGCTGGAAAGCGAGGGCGCGGTGGTCAATGTCGCATCGGCTTCCGGAGTGATGGGCCACGCCTATACCACCGCCTACGGCGCGACGAAGGGCGCGGTCATCGCGATGACCAAGAACCTGGCCACCGAATACTGGAAATCGCCGTTGCGCATCAATGCCGTAGCGCCCGGAGCGATGATGACGCCGATGGCAAGCGCGACGAAGATGGACGAGACCTACGACATGCAACTGATCGCCAAGGGCATCGGCGCGCGGGAAATCGCCAGGCCCGAGGATCTGTGCGAGATTATCGCCTACCTCGCTTCGCCGCGGAACAAGCGCGTGCACGGGCAGGTCTATTCGATCGACCAGGGCGTGACCGCCTGATCACACCTTCGCGCATGCCTTGATGACATTGCCGATGCGAAGGCCGAGCAGATGAGGCTTGATCGCGTCGGCAATTCCTGTATCTCAATAAGGGGAACAGGATGAGACATGTCACGACAACTTCACTCCATCATTGCTCAGGCCCTCGCCGGTGACGGCGAAAAGGTCGCCCTAAGCTACAAAGGCCGCGACATTCGCTGGTCTTATCTGCGCAAGTTCGCCGAAGAGCTAGAGGACCTGCTGCAGCAGGCTGGGCTTGGCGAAGCGCAGCAGATCGGCTTCGTGCCGCGCAACCGGCCAGCTTTCGCGGCAGCGATGCTGGCGTTGCTGGCCGGTCGCCGCACTATCGTCATGGCCTATGCCTTCCAGTCTCCCGAAGCGATCGCCGCGGACCTCAGAAAGCTGAACCTGCCCGCCGTGATCGCGGACGAGCAGGACTGGACAGAGGAAACGCTGGCCGCCCTTTCTCCCGGCGCACTGGCCATTTCGCTTGCATCCGATCTGGATGCGGACGAGCCGGTGAAACTGATCGCCGGAGACCTCAAGGCCGACCGTTCGGGTACGGCGCAGCCGACCGCAGAACCCATGGTCGAGATGCTGACCAGCGGCACGACCGGCGCGCCCAAGCGCTCGCCCATGCGATTCTCCACGATCGAGACGGCAGTCCTGGCGCAAGGCGTGCTCGAACAGGTCGGCACGGACAATGAGGAAGGCGATCCGGGTACGGTCAATTTCCCCCTCAGCAATATCTCGGGCATCTATTCCTACCTGCCTTATGCGGTGTCGCGCCGCCTGGTGCTGTTTCAGGAAAAGTTCAATCTGGATGACTGGCTGGCCTTCGTCGACCGCCATCAGCCGACTACGGTAGTCATCCCTCCGGCAGGCGTGCGCATGCTGCTGGACCGAAAGGACGTGCCTGACGATGCGCTGAAAAGCGTGAAGTACGTGCAGGTCGGCACGGCTGCGGTCGACGTAGATTCGCACAAGGCATTCGAAAAGCGATTCGGCGTGGCGATCCTGCTGTCCTATGGCGCGACCGAATTCTGCGGCGCGGCCACGACGATGACGGCTGCGCAGTACGAGCAGTTCGGCGAAGCGAAATTCGGCAGCGTCGGCAAGCCGACCGGACAGAACATCGTCAGGATCGTCGATCCCGAAACGCGTGCTCAGCTGCCCGCAGGCGAAACCGGCCTGATCGAAGTCAAGATTCCCATGCTGGGCGACGATTTCATCCGCACGACCGACCTGGGCATGCTGGACGAGGACGGGTTCCTGTTCCATCGCGGCCGTAACGACGGTGTGATCGTGCGGGGCGGCTTCAAGATCATGCCCGGCACGATCGAAAGCGTCATCAACCGCATCGAAGGCGTGGCCGTGAGCAGCGTGGTGGGTGCCCCTAACCGGCGGCTGGGCGAAGTGCCCGTTGCCCTGATCGAGATGCAGCCGGGCCACGAACCGCTGCCTGCGGCCGAAGTGGAAAAGGCGATTCGCGCTGCACTTCCGGCCACCAACGTGCCGGTGGCCTATCTTTTCCCGACTGAATTGCCGCGCACCCCTTCGCTGAAGATCGATCTGAAGACGGTGAAGAAAATGGCTGCCGATGCGGTCGATGAAGGAGCGAAGGTGTGAACCTTTCCCTTTCCGAAGACCAGACCATCCTAGCCGACGAATTCCGCAAGTTCTTTGCCAGCGAAAGCGCGATGGAGCGTGTACGCGCCGCCGAAGAGAAGATGGGCGGCTTCGATCCGGAATTGTGGCGCTCGCTCGGCGAGATGGGCGCGCTTGCCATGCGCATCCCCGGCGAAGACGGCTTCGGGTTGTTCGAGGCCGGGCTGGTGGCCTTCGAAGCCGGTCGGCAATTGGCCAGCGGCCCTCTGGTGGAAGCCATCCTCGCGGCAAGGCTGCTTGCGCAACTTGGGGGACCTGAGGACCTCATCGCCCTGGCCTCTACCGGCGAGGCCGTCGTGACGCTGGCGCTGCACGAGGCCGCCGTCGGCGCGCAGATCGTTCCGGGCGGCGCGGTGGCCGACGCCATCCTCGTGCTGTCGGGCGACGAGGTCCGCCTTGTTCGCGAGATTGTCGGAAAGGCTCCCGACAATCTCGGCGGTCAGCCGCTTGCGCCCATCGACCTGTCCGACAAGGGCGAAATCCTTGCATCGGACGGCGATGCACGCGCGGCATTTCTTGCCGGGCTTGAGGAATGGAAGATCCTCACCGCCGCCTGGATGGCAGGCGCCGGGCTTCGCGCCCTTGAGCTGGCGGGAGAATACGCCAAGGAACGCGAGCAATTCGGCCGCGCCATTGCCACTTTCCAGGCCGTTGCCCATCCACTGGCCGACATGGCCGCGGAAATGACCGGAGCCGACCTGGCCTGGCGCTGGGCCGTTGCTGAAGTCGCTCAGGGCGGCGGCAAGGCGGCAGCCGCCGCGCCAATGGCATTCTGGTTTGCCGCACAGGCCTCTTCACAGGCCGTGTACCGGGCCCAGCATACATTCGGCGGATATGGCCTCGCGCTCGAATACGATATCCAGCTCTATGTCCGCCGCGCGCGGGCAGCCGCCGCGATCCTTGGCGATCCGCGCGATCAGTTGATCACGGCCGGCCGCCGCTTGTGGCTGGACGAAACCGCAGCCCTGCCCGAAACCGGCCACCCGGGCATCGAATTCGGTTACGGCGAAGCGGCAGAGGCTTTCGCGCAGGAAACCCGAGAATTCTTTCAGCGCGAACTGACCGACGAATATCGCGCGAACGCACATTTCTCCTATGACGGCCACGATTGGGACCTGAACCGGAAAATGGGCGAAGCGCGCCTCCTGTTTCCCAGCTGGCCCGAGGAATTCGGCGGGCGCGGTCTTGACGATCTCGCCACCGCCGCCGCGCTGCAGGTGTGGGAAGACGAAGGCGTCACCTCCCACTCGCAATATGTCTCGAACCTTGTCGGCCATTCGCTCATCCATTTCGGATCGGACGAAGTGAAGCGCGACATCGTGCCGCGCCTCGCCAAGGGCGAAATCATCTCGTGCCTCGGCTTCTCGGAACCCCATTCTGGCAGTGACGTCTTCGCAGCCAAGACGCGAGCCCGAAAGGACGGCGACGACTGGATCATCGACGGGCAGAAGATGTGGACGAGCGGCGCCAACCTGGCCCACCACGCCTTCCTGCTCGCGCGCACCGATCCCGACGCGCCCAAGCACAAGGGCATGACCGTGTTTCTCGTGCCGCTCGACGATCCGGGCGTGGAAATTCATCCCGTCCACACCTTCCAGGACGAGCGGACCAATGCGACGTTTTATGAAAACGTGCGCGTTCCCGATTCCTATCGCATCGGCCCGGTCAATGGCGGGCTGCAGGTGATGGGCTTCGCCCTGATGATCGAGCAAGGCGGCGGCGGTTTCGTCGGGCCGCATCGCCACGCAGTGGAATCCGCCGTCGAATGGGCGCGCGAAGCCAGCCGCAGCGGCCGCAAGGCGATCGAGAACCCGCGCGTGCTCGAACGCATCGCCGCGGCGGCGACGCGCAACACGGTTTCCTACCTACTGTACTGGCGCGCCTTATGGCTGAAGACCCAGGGCACAGACCGCGCGGCCGGACCGATGAGCAAGCTCTACGGCTCGGAAGCGCTTCTCAAGGACGCGGTCGACCTGTTCGAACTCGCAGCTCCCGACACTCTGCTGCGCGGCAAGCATGGCGCACGGCGGCTTGAACATGAAATGCGGCACGCATCCGTTACCACGGTCTATGGCGGCACCAGCGAGGTCCACCGCAGCCAGGTGGCGGAAGCCTTCTTCGGCCTGCCGAAAAGCCGCTGAGGACACGACACAATGCGCCTGATAGAAGACCCCAAACTTGACCGCTTCCGGGCTGAATGCCGCGACTGGCTGCAGGACAACGTCCCCACGGCCAAGCGACCGCCCGACGGGCTTGCCCTGCGCGAATACGATCTGGCCTGGCAACGCACCCAGTACGAAGGGGGCTGGGCCGGTGTTTCCTGGCCAAAGGAATATGGCGGGCGCGGCCTGTCGGTGCTGGAACAGCTGATCTGGCACGAGGAATACGCCCGCGCCGGCGCTCCGCCATCGGCTTCGATGTTCGTCGCGCTCAGCCATGCCGGGCCCACTTTGATCGTTCAGGGCTCCGACGAACAGAAGCAGCGCTATCTGCCCAAGATCCTCAAGGGCGAGGAAAACTGGTGTCAGGGCTTCTCCGAACCGGGCGCGGGATCGGACCTCGCCTCGCTCAAGACGCGCGGCGTAGTCGACGGCGATCATCTCGTCGTCACGGGCACGAAGATCTGGACCAGCTATGCCGAGGGCGCCAACCGGCAGGAACTGCTCGTGCGGACCGATCCCGAGCAGCCGCGCCATCGCGGGCTAACGTGGATCGTGTGCGACATGGACTTGCCCGGCATCGACATCCGCCCGATCACCGCCATGTCAGGCGTAACCCATTTCGCGCAGGTCTTCTACGACGAGGTCCGCATCCCGCTTGCCAACGTGGTAGGCGAGATCAACAAGGGCTGGGCCATCGCGATGACCACGCTGGGCTTCGAACGCGGCACCGGCACCATTGCCCACCAGATCGAGCTGGCCAATGGGGTCGAACGCCTGATCGAGGTAGCTGGCGAAACGACTGACCCGGAAACCGGACGCTCCCTGCTGGACGACGATGCCGTTGCCGCCAGGCTGGCGGGGCTTCGGGCAGAAGTGATGGCGCTGCGTTCGCTGACCGTTGCCTCGGTTTCGCGCGGAATGCGCGAAGAGGTTCCGGGCGCGGAAGGCAATATCCCCGCTCTCTATTTCGGAGAGCTGACCCGGCGCGTGAACGGCGCGGCGCTCGAAATACTGGGCCCCGCGGCACTGGCGCGCGACGGCGAGCATAACTGGCCGCTGCATTACCTGGAATCGTTCAAGTGGGCGATCGGCGGAGGCACATCGGAAATTCGCCGCAACGTGATCGGCGAACGCGTGCTTGGCCTGCCCCGTGGACCCCGAGCCATATGAGCCGCGACATGATAATCGACCTTCACCCGACAGAAGACCAGCAGATGATTGCCGACTCCATCGGCGCGATGCTGGCCGATACGCTTCCGGTCTCGCGCCTGCGCGAGAAGGATGCCTGGGCCGCCGCACCCGAAGTGGCGATGTGGAAGGACTTTGCCGAACTCGGCCTTTTCGCAATGGCCCTGCCGGAGGATGAGGGCGGTGCCGGCTATGGCCTTTGCGAAGAACTGGTCGCAGCGCGCGAACTGGGCCGCGTCCTGGCATCGCCATCGCTGCTTGCGCAGATTGCCGCAGTCCATCTTGCCTCGGGCGACGACCGCGCCGCGCTCGTGTCCGGAGACAAGCGGGCCGCTTTCGCAACTCCCGGTGTGGATGGCGCGCTCTACCTCTATGACGGAGTCGGAGCCGACTTTGTCGTCGTGCTCGACAGCGGCGTTTCGCTGCACAAGGCAGATGGGTTCGACTGGTCCGAGGCGGTCGCGATGGACGAGACGGTCTCGATCAGGCGCGCGTCCCCGGCCCCCGCGCCCGGGAACCGCGACGCCATGGCGGACCGGGTTTCGCTGCTGATCAGCGCAGCACTGGCAGGCATGGCGCAAGCGGCAACCGAACTTGCCGTCGAATATGCCGGTCAACGCGAACAGTTCGGCCAACCCATCGGGTCTTTCCAGGCGATCAAGCACGCGCTGGCCGACATGCGGGTGCGCGCCGATGCGGCAGATTCACAATCGCGCGTGGCCGCCGTGGCCTTTGGCCTGGGCGGGAACGACCGGCGCGAAGTGGCCGCTGCGCGCTGGCTGGCCGGCAATGCGGCCTTGGAAAACGCCAGGGCAGGCATCCAGGTACACGGCGGCATGGGTTTCACCGCCGAGTGCGACGCACATCTGTTCCTGAAGCGCGCCCACCTGTTCGCAAGTCTGGGCAGCAGCCGTCGAGGCGAGGAGCGCAGGCTGATCGCTTCAGCCTGACGGCTGGAACGAGAACGGCCGCAAGAACGGTATCGGCTCGGCCGCGACGGATCAGTTCCGTTCGGGCAGGTTCGGGTTATCCTCGGCCACAATCGCCGGGGTGACCATCCAGCCCCCGTCGGCCATGATCGTCTGCCCGGTCACGAAGCTGGCCTGCGGTGAAAGCACCCAGGCCAGCGCCTGTGCAACTTCATCCACCGTACCGAAGCGCCCCGCCGGCAGCTTCATGTGGAACAGTGCCTCCATCTGCGGCGACGCGGTGATGCGCGCCGTGGCGATCGGGCCGGGCGCAATGCAATTTACCCGGATCCCCAGGCGGCCCCATTCGAGCGCCATCGACCTGGCCAGCGAGACCATGCCCCCTTTCGCAGCGCCATAGGCGGCATGGCGCGCGGCGCCCTGTTCGCTGGCGATGGACCCGACGAAGGCCATTGCACCGCCGACGCCGCCATCGCGCATCACGCGTGCCATCGTGCGGCCGATCAGGAACATCGGTCGCAGGTTCAGCGCGAGCTGTGCGTCCCACATGGCGGTGTCCATGTCGATCAGGTCGCACCAGTCGGCCACGCCGATGACACTGGCGCACAAGGTCGGCACGCCGAACGCCTTCCCGGCTTGCGCGACAGCAGCCTCGACGGCACTTTCATCGCGCACATCGACCTCGACCGCGAGAGCTTCGGCACCGGTTTCGCCGAGCGCTTCGCATAGCCGTCTCGCTGCGTCGCCATCCCGATCCGCCACCACGACCCGCGCGCCGTGTGCTGCAAGCAGGCGCGCGGTCGCCTCTCCGATACCGGCGCCGCCGCCCCAGATGACGGCGCTTTGCCCCTCGATCCCGAGTGTCGTTGCCATTGTCATGTGTTTCCCGATGCAAAAGCCGGGGCAGCATCGGCCCAGATGGCGCTGCAAGCTTCGACGAGCGAATCGGCTTCAGCCAGCAATTGCGCCCCCCTGACAGGCTCGTGCGGATAGCTCACGCCGATGTTGTAAAGCACGCGCCGGTGGCGGTCGAAGATCGGCACCGAAAGCATCCGCACGCTGTACTCACCGTCCGGGTGGATTTCCGGCGGTTGGTATAGGCCGTTGTCCATCGCCGCGAGCAGCATGGCCAGGCTCGCCTGCGCACCGGCCCCTTCCTCCACGTCGGCAAGATGACGGGTGAAGGCGCCATGTTCGGCCGAGCGAAGCGAAACCAGAAACCCGCGGTGGCGCAGAAGCTGCAGCGCACGCTCGTGCCCCTCGCGCGCGGATTGCGACACGACCTGGCCCTGCACCTGGTCCCGGGGCGCGCACCATGCCGCGATATCCTCCTCGTCCGACCAGGCGATGAACAATCCGCCCAAAGGTGCGCGCAGTGGAACGCGCTGCCCGACGCGAAGGCTGGTGCTCATCCCCGCCTGCACGGCGAACCGCGCCACACCGATGATGTCGCTGCCAGCCCGGGCAGTCAGCAAAGTCTCACGCCCGCTGCGCGCCGCCCAGGCGGATGCCACCTGCCGCGCCTGTTCAAGCAGCGGATCGTGCCGTGCCGCCGCCTCTCCGATCGCCACCAGTGCCGGGGCGAGTCGGTAGGTCTTGCGTTCCGGATCGCGCAACAGATAGCCGCGCTGCATCATCACGTTCAGGATCGCATGCAGCGAGGAAGCATTCGTCCCGGTGAACCGCATGATATCCGACAGGGTGAATTTTTCCGCAGGCTGAGCCGCCATCAGGTCGATGATCTCAAGCGCTCTCAATGCGGATAGGGCGGGCCTGCTCATGCCCAAAAGAATGGATTCGGCCCATCAATTTTGCAACATCGAAATGATTTTCAGCATTGCAAAATTGATGGGCCGAATCCATGATAGAGGTACAGGATTTCAGAGAGAGGCGACCTCGTGAAGGACCGGGACTTCATCATGCGCGGGCTGGAGGCGGCCGACCTCGACGCCGTGAAGATCACGCTGTTCCATCACACGGGCGAGCGAACTCTGGCCGAACTCCCGGTTGCGGCAAGAATGAACGGCGACCAGAAGGTCGCGCTGATGACGAGGGCCGCCGACTGGCTGCTGGAGAACGCCTCTGCCCAACGCGCGCGCGCACCTTCTCCCGCCGAGATGCGCGCGATGATGGAAATGGCAACGGGTTCGCCCATCGGCGACAAGGAATTCGAGGCAAGGCACGAGATCGCCGGCCTCGGCGACTTTCCCTACATGGCGAAGTGGGACGGCGATCCGCCCAGCATACCCCCCGGTTTCAAGGTGGCCATCGTCGGCAGCGGCTTTGCCGGCGTGAGCATGGGCGTGCAGTTGGACCTGCTCGGCATCGACTACGTGGTGCTGGAACGGCGCTGCGAAGCGGGCGGCGTGTGGAGCATCAACACCTACCCCGATGTGCGGGTCGATACGATGTCGGTCACGTATGAATTCGCCTTCGATCGGGAGTTTCACTGGAACGAATATTTCGCCCGCGGCGCAACCGTGCGCGAGCATGTCGAAAGGGTAAGCCGCAAGTTCGGCGTGCATGGCAGGACGCTGTTCGAGCATGACGTGAAGGAAGCCCGCTGGAATCCCGACACCAGCGAATGGACCCTCACCGTCGCCACGCCCGGCGGCGAAAGGACCATGACAGTCAACGCTATCGTATCGTGCAGCGGCTTGTTCGCCACGCCCCGGATCGTCGATTTCGAAGGCAAGGAAGACTTCGCCGGCGATATCGTCCACACCGCCGAATGGCCCAAGGATCTCGACTACAAGGACCGCCGGGTCGCGACCATCGGCAATGGGTCCACCGGCGTCCAGATCCTGGGCGAGCTGGCAAACGCAGCCC harbors:
- a CDS encoding acyl-CoA dehydrogenase family protein — translated: MIIDLHPTEDQQMIADSIGAMLADTLPVSRLREKDAWAAAPEVAMWKDFAELGLFAMALPEDEGGAGYGLCEELVAARELGRVLASPSLLAQIAAVHLASGDDRAALVSGDKRAAFATPGVDGALYLYDGVGADFVVVLDSGVSLHKADGFDWSEAVAMDETVSIRRASPAPAPGNRDAMADRVSLLISAALAGMAQAATELAVEYAGQREQFGQPIGSFQAIKHALADMRVRADAADSQSRVAAVAFGLGGNDRREVAAARWLAGNAALENARAGIQVHGGMGFTAECDAHLFLKRAHLFASLGSSRRGEERRLIASA
- a CDS encoding acyl-CoA dehydrogenase family protein, with amino-acid sequence MRLIEDPKLDRFRAECRDWLQDNVPTAKRPPDGLALREYDLAWQRTQYEGGWAGVSWPKEYGGRGLSVLEQLIWHEEYARAGAPPSASMFVALSHAGPTLIVQGSDEQKQRYLPKILKGEENWCQGFSEPGAGSDLASLKTRGVVDGDHLVVTGTKIWTSYAEGANRQELLVRTDPEQPRHRGLTWIVCDMDLPGIDIRPITAMSGVTHFAQVFYDEVRIPLANVVGEINKGWAIAMTTLGFERGTGTIAHQIELANGVERLIEVAGETTDPETGRSLLDDDAVAARLAGLRAEVMALRSLTVASVSRGMREEVPGAEGNIPALYFGELTRRVNGAALEILGPAALARDGEHNWPLHYLESFKWAIGGGTSEIRRNVIGERVLGLPRGPRAI
- a CDS encoding acyl-CoA dehydrogenase family protein, encoding MNLSLSEDQTILADEFRKFFASESAMERVRAAEEKMGGFDPELWRSLGEMGALAMRIPGEDGFGLFEAGLVAFEAGRQLASGPLVEAILAARLLAQLGGPEDLIALASTGEAVVTLALHEAAVGAQIVPGGAVADAILVLSGDEVRLVREIVGKAPDNLGGQPLAPIDLSDKGEILASDGDARAAFLAGLEEWKILTAAWMAGAGLRALELAGEYAKEREQFGRAIATFQAVAHPLADMAAEMTGADLAWRWAVAEVAQGGGKAAAAAPMAFWFAAQASSQAVYRAQHTFGGYGLALEYDIQLYVRRARAAAAILGDPRDQLITAGRRLWLDETAALPETGHPGIEFGYGEAAEAFAQETREFFQRELTDEYRANAHFSYDGHDWDLNRKMGEARLLFPSWPEEFGGRGLDDLATAAALQVWEDEGVTSHSQYVSNLVGHSLIHFGSDEVKRDIVPRLAKGEIISCLGFSEPHSGSDVFAAKTRARKDGDDWIIDGQKMWTSGANLAHHAFLLARTDPDAPKHKGMTVFLVPLDDPGVEIHPVHTFQDERTNATFYENVRVPDSYRIGPVNGGLQVMGFALMIEQGGGGFVGPHRHAVESAVEWAREASRSGRKAIENPRVLERIAAAATRNTVSYLLYWRALWLKTQGTDRAAGPMSKLYGSEALLKDAVDLFELAAPDTLLRGKHGARRLEHEMRHASVTTVYGGTSEVHRSQVAEAFFGLPKSR
- a CDS encoding SDR family NAD(P)-dependent oxidoreductase, translated to MTQDFEGLNVLVTGAASGLGRATALEFAGRGASLTLVDVNAEGLDETRKACEAKGAKAITVPTDLSDAEACMAPVPAAIDAFGRLDALINVAGMLVFNHFPDTTVAQFDKVFAINVRAPFLLIQSALPHLLESEGAVVNVASASGVMGHAYTTAYGATKGAVIAMTKNLATEYWKSPLRINAVAPGAMMTPMASATKMDETYDMQLIAKGIGAREIARPEDLCEIIAYLASPRNKRVHGQVYSIDQGVTA
- a CDS encoding FadR/GntR family transcriptional regulator, which encodes MSEVKSKPRKIGGASLVDEAAKKLRILALSREHGEFLGSEEEMIERLQVSRPTLRQASARVVQENLVSIKRGVGGGYFASRPGSLSVSRMAALYLMSRNAGLSETTAAMKPIRAELAMRAAACTDAELRAKLRNFIEQQTAALSAYTDSDEDSQGYREFLRSEREFGQILGAMSQNSVLILLLEILYDFSSQLRRGQDVLIDRPDRVRTYRELRLKLANTILEGDVEMAELASHRCSTTIDEWMDEGLKNTMFTDTVLHDD
- a CDS encoding SDR family NAD(P)-dependent oxidoreductase; translated protein: MATTLGIEGQSAVIWGGGAGIGEATARLLAAHGARVVVADRDGDAARRLCEALGETGAEALAVEVDVRDESAVEAAVAQAGKAFGVPTLCASVIGVADWCDLIDMDTAMWDAQLALNLRPMFLIGRTMARVMRDGGVGGAMAFVGSIASEQGAARHAAYGAAKGGMVSLARSMALEWGRLGIRVNCIAPGPIATARITASPQMEALFHMKLPAGRFGTVDEVAQALAWVLSPQASFVTGQTIMADGGWMVTPAIVAEDNPNLPERN
- a CDS encoding class I adenylate-forming enzyme family protein — protein: MSRQLHSIIAQALAGDGEKVALSYKGRDIRWSYLRKFAEELEDLLQQAGLGEAQQIGFVPRNRPAFAAAMLALLAGRRTIVMAYAFQSPEAIAADLRKLNLPAVIADEQDWTEETLAALSPGALAISLASDLDADEPVKLIAGDLKADRSGTAQPTAEPMVEMLTSGTTGAPKRSPMRFSTIETAVLAQGVLEQVGTDNEEGDPGTVNFPLSNISGIYSYLPYAVSRRLVLFQEKFNLDDWLAFVDRHQPTTVVIPPAGVRMLLDRKDVPDDALKSVKYVQVGTAAVDVDSHKAFEKRFGVAILLSYGATEFCGAATTMTAAQYEQFGEAKFGSVGKPTGQNIVRIVDPETRAQLPAGETGLIEVKIPMLGDDFIRTTDLGMLDEDGFLFHRGRNDGVIVRGGFKIMPGTIESVINRIEGVAVSSVVGAPNRRLGEVPVALIEMQPGHEPLPAAEVEKAIRAALPATNVPVAYLFPTELPRTPSLKIDLKTVKKMAADAVDEGAKV
- a CDS encoding IclR family transcriptional regulator, which codes for MSRPALSALRALEIIDLMAAQPAEKFTLSDIMRFTGTNASSLHAILNVMMQRGYLLRDPERKTYRLAPALVAIGEAAARHDPLLEQARQVASAWAARSGRETLLTARAGSDIIGVARFAVQAGMSTSLRVGQRVPLRAPLGGLFIAWSDEEDIAAWCAPRDQVQGQVVSQSAREGHERALQLLRHRGFLVSLRSAEHGAFTRHLADVEEGAGAQASLAMLLAAMDNGLYQPPEIHPDGEYSVRMLSVPIFDRHRRVLYNIGVSYPHEPVRGAQLLAEADSLVEACSAIWADAAPAFASGNT
- a CDS encoding TIGR03084 family metal-binding protein, producing the protein MTKRAAIEALCDDLLAECRELDRFVSALSDEDWTAVTPFFAWTVRDQILHLHQVDRFGLVSLAGADDFRALVTEVRARQAEGLELSEQVRREFAGSSHAKVLETWRQGYERICAELRAAADGYRIAWFGPEMGIASFATARLMEVWAHGQDIYDLFGVKREPTDRIRHICEIGVRTFGWSFRNRGLEVPKRPQVMLVAPSGEELRWDGESDEVVSGPALDFAMVVTQRRSPQDTRLVASGPAASQWLDIAQCFAGPPQTPAATGSRPPI